The DNA segment CTCAAGGCAGTTTTTCGGTTCTAGACATCCCCTCCCCATTGGGAAATGGACACGCTATGCCTCTAGGCGCATGTGCATGCGTATCCACACATATATCCGCTGAGATACCGCAGCAGCTGCCACGCAAAATGTGGAAAGAGTCTGCAAAAAAACATCGCTGTACGTTTTTTACCGTGCTTTTTACCCACGCAATCGCCCACGTTTTGACAGCTTGGACTAGCGGGGAAACGCACacaccgggaaaaaaaaaaaaaacgaaacacgaACACCGGCCAAACACCCTTAAGAAAAAAAACCCCAGCATTTTCTGTTGATCTTCGTTATATTCTGGAGATTATTATTTCATTGCTGCACTAACTTCATGAATTAGACAAATTTTGTAGTGGCTCATATTGAGTTTCGGTTTCCCCTCACGTAGTTGTCACAATCTGGCGCGCTTCGGTGTTGCGCAAGAAATGACGTACATACGCTTGCTTCTCTCAAGCACGTTCAAGTTACGAGGTCGTCCAACTCGTTACACACCGGTGCGCGGAATTGCTGTGTAGAGCAGACACATTGCGCAATGCAGGATGTCGAAATGCTACAGCTATTCGCGCTTCTTATCACGCAGCCGGATAGCACTACTACACGGTCTTCGCGGCCTTGAGCGGACGACGCACCTTCGGAGTAACGACCTCAGCTGTCGTAAACAAATGCCTCAGTCGTTGCGGAGGCGCTAATTTTAAAGGCACACGCAGGACCACCGATTCAAGGGCAAATAAATAGTCTTTCGGGCCTGTTTCATCTTGCTGTTCGCGTGCCACCGTGCGGTTTTCCAGATTTGTATTCTCAACGGAGTAGGTGAGCTGGAACGCACTGTCGGCCGTTTCTCGTCAGCTGTGCGCGTCGTGGCTGCAGCAGTGAATGTGCGCGCGTTCGAAAGCAGCATCGAGCTATCACCATATATGCGCGTGGAACATCAAACATTTTTTTCCCTTGGTTTCGGTTGACCACTGGCGCCGGCCGGTCAAAGCGGGGACAACGCGCACGCCTTGGTGACGAGCGGGGCTCGCGCTGCGAGCCGTGTGCAGAAAAAGTACCACGTGAGCTGTGCCAGTGGTCCGTGTGCAAAAGGCCCTCTTTGTTCCATTTCGTGCCAGCGTCGGTGGGTGTCAGTTGGCGTTCGAGTTGCTGCCTTGGTTCTCGGACCCGCTTCCCGCTACCGACCTTTACGGAGACATCGCACCACTCGGTTCCCGGACCCCAGACGACCGACCAACCGTCAACATGAGCAGCCAGGAGTGCTACGCCTGCCACAAGCCCGGCCACTTCGCCCGCGAGTGCCCGCAAGGAGACCGCAGCTATGGCGGATCATTCGGCGGCAGCTCCTACCGCTCCGGCGGTGGCGGAGGTGGGTTCAGCTCCCGCGGTGGCGGCAGtagccgcggcggcggcggcatgcgCGGAGGCCCGCCAAGCCGCAtgggaggcggcggcggcggtggtttTGGCCCTAGCCGACTCACTTGCTACAACTGCGGCAAGGCGGGACACATCGCCCGCGAGTGCCCCGAAGACGGCAAGACCTGCTACACTTGCGGCAAACAGGGCCACATATCGCGCGACTGCGACGAGAAGCCGTGAGAATTGCGCGCGCGGGACAGCCAGGCAGAAcggagataaagaaaaaaaaaaagtaacctcCGCCGCCGCACACAAGAGTTCGTTGTTGCGTTGTCATCGTTCTAGGCCTGCCGTGAAGAGAAAAAAGCATTCGACCCCCCTCCCCAAGTCTCGTGGCGGTTAACGCTAGGACTGCATTTGTTTCCTCCGGTCATCGCATTACTTTCCATTTCTGAAACAGAGCACCATTCGacgttcgtttttctttttcttgcgttcctTTGCGCCATTCATCCGGATAGGCGGAGCCGTCAAACGCTTCCCCTAGCTTAGCAGTGCGAGGAAGCTGAGCCCTGGCCTCGTTTTTTTTACCTCGTCTGCCGGCGCCGGCGTCCatctttgaaaagaaagaaaaaaaaatggtggatGCTGCGTACTCGTGTAGGCCTAGCCACGCCACAATGGATGCTCACACGTGGCGGCAGCCTTCGCGACGGAGAAGGGAAAAAACAAGATCGGTGACCTCTTCGAGCAGTGGTACGTCATCGAGTCGTCGTTCGCATCGCCTTCTTCGTGCGCTGGCTTCCAAAACCTCCCTTCccccggatttttttttaaccctGATCTCCGTTGGTGACTTGACTGAACGTGTTTTTGTGGTGGCGTTTCGGAGCCGTCGGTATGTGCCAACCGATGTGGGCTCGTgtatttacgttttttttttagctcctTTACCGGGCGCGCCGAATacggcaaacgaaaaaaaaaaatgctagaagAAAATTTCCGAAGAGATAGAGAGGGTTGAACTTTGCGGCTTTACGTAACGGAGCTTGTTCGAGGACATTTGTGTTCCAGAAACTTTCTTTAAAACAAAACTTCATGTgtgttgtgtgcgcgtgtgctgcGTAGGACTGgcgtttattttaatttttttttcctccttccttCTTTGACTGTGTATAAAACGAGAAAAGAGAAATGCCTCATGTACAATCTTCTTTCCAAAGGCTGATGATTTTAGTGTGCCGTGCAGTTGTTGTTGCAGGGAGCACTACGCGAGgacaataaaaatgaaaaaagagaaaaaggctGATCTGCAGCAGCTCGACTTGTGGTTTTGTTGGAAAAAGTTGCTCGGCCTGTCGCAATCACGACTTGGAGCCAGTGACTACATCTTTCtctctcctgtttttttttctagggcTGTGTGGCAAGGCCCCATGGCAATGCCTCGGGAACCACCACTAAGCAACCATTGGGGGTAACGCGCTGTGCGAGCATTCGCCACGCCGCTGGGTTTGACTGGTCTGGGTATGAacaattgcttctttctttctctcacccccaacccCCTTTTGTCTCCCCCCTTGCCCTGTAGCCTGTAACACCCACGTCGTCTGCGCGGAGAACCTGCTTTGAGGAGAGAGGCTGGTGGTGCTCACAGGTGACTCGCATTTGGGTTAGCGTGTTTTGACTACGCTGGCCGTCTGCTTCAGCCACTGTCGTTTGGTTGCTTTGCTTGAACGAGGTCGCCCGTGGATGGAAGTGCACTAGATTGTCCGTGACCCAGGCTGCATTTGTGCAAGAATAGACAAGCAGCATAGCCAACTGAAGTTTTTGTGCCATCTTGAGTTTGAAATTTTGAGTTCGAGGCCTTTTGTCAGTGATCATGAGCATGGGGAAAAAGGAAGCAGACTTAGTGGGAATTGTAATGTTGCAAGGCGAAAGGTCTGGAGTTACGATTGCGGAATGTTTCCGCGTGTGGCCTCTGTGCAAAATTGCTGTCCGGTGAAAAATGGCAATTTTAGTCTAATGAAATGCAGAATATAGCTTCGTTTAATTGTAAAACTGTTGACCCAGTAAGTATGCTATGGAGCATCAGTTCCTTCAGAGTGCACCAAACTGCATTGCCTTCTAGTGCAAATAGTTGAATGTGCCTGCCAATTGCAGCACAGTTTTGGGTGTTGAAAAGAAAGTAGTGTCTCCTGAACATTATCTGGTGGCCTTGTGGCACCAGACATGCAAATTGGACTGCAGCTGAAAACTTAATAGGGGCCCAAGAGAGTGGAGCGGGCTCCCCGGTGTCCGAGGAGTGTAAGTAGAAGGGTCATTTGGGCAGCTTTCAATGACGTTTGGCCTTGCCGCCTTTTTGACATCTGTATTTATGCTGCACTTTGTGCGCATTTGAACACATTGCTCAAAAGGTGCTGTAGCAAGATTCATGAAAAATTAAGGCTTCGTAAGGTAATTATGGAGTTTGGTTACCTAAAAGAAAGTGTAACACACTCTATTCCTATTGATACTCCTTTGAAAAGAGTGCCAGTTAAAACTTGGACCATTTGAATTGCCGTGCACTTTGTCAAATACTTGCTGCTGGTTCAGTGCCAGTTCTTGCTCTTCCTGAGCAGGCACAATACTGCTTGCACGCAAGTTGGCAGCATAAGCAGATACTCTCACAAGTGCCGGTATTTTTCTGTGCTATGCGCTCGCTCACATTCATGCAGTCCTGTTCCTACTCGTGCTCACCAACAGTTTCATTCACCATTGCTTACATTAACACTTGCCGGCACTTCTTTGCATACATACGCGCATAACCTGTCAAGGTTGCTTGATGACTATGGCATTCGGCTGCTAAGCATGTGGTCGCGAGAATGAATCCTGctcacggcagccacattttgatggcAAAATGCataaacaccagtgtacttaggtgctcgttaaaggaccccaggttgtccaagatttccagagtcccccactacagcgtgcctcataatcagattgtctttatcacataaaaccccacaatttaatgtTTTTTATTGGCACGAGCATCGAGCGACACTTGTTTCTTGAGCAGCACTTCCAGTTCACCCTCCTGAGATGACCGGGAATAAAATTCAAAATAAGTGagaaaatagtacagtacaaaatttgtGGGTttcattctatatatatattggagCATAAGTTGCAAGTTCATTAAAACGatggaaagctgagctagttggtaaggattcataatgctaAAAAAGGGggcaaggcgtgcagacacggataCGAGAGGAGGACAACACGAatgcattcgtgttgtccacgtTTTGtgtctgtctgcacgccttacatgGTTTAAGTTGTTACTGGAGAGTCTGGAATAATTCGAATTGGAAATTACAGACGACCGGGGGTAAAATTCAATATAAATCtgaaaatatagaaagaaaatagtacagtacaaaatttatgggtttcattatagagcCTAAATTTAGTTACGAGTTACTGAAATTTCTGGAATCATTAGAATTGTAAATTGCTGATTAccacacaccaaagcacagaatcgtagacttcaGAGATatgccacgtgagcacgactttagCGAACTCCTGGAAAACAGAAGTGATGTTACAAGAAGGTCGCATAATATTTAactggctaattaatggaaaacagttgcctgtgTTCGGTTCGTGTGTTgattcgcctaaagttaacctaaagaataCCAATGCCAATTGCGAGTGCCACTAAAAGACGCCGAAGTCAAaggttagggtcgcctaccatttcttAATATGCACATCCACTCGCACTCGCCAATAATCACTCGCGTTGATACTTGCATTAACCGGCACTCGCTCCCGTTCATCCTCGCGTCCACGTGAACCCTTTGTTGCTCGCTAATGCTCCACCTCAAGGCCGTGTAGTAACCATGGTGGGAGCACGAGTCGGTGTGCTCGTGAGTATGCGTGCCGACTTATGCCTCTGACGAGTGCAGGGAACTTATCCTGCACAAGGCCTGCACTGTGTGACACAAATGGTGACGTGCGGGTGCCGCCATGCTGAGCAGGTGAAAGGAATATCGGAAGTCCAGCAGCTCCTGAAATAGTTTGGAAAATGCAGGTGAATCGAGTGGAAAGGATGTGCCTCTGACCTGTTGCTGACGGCAAGAGCCTTTGCCGTGCTGCTAATGGTGGACTCTGGCAGAAACTTTTGATGGCATCAATTGAAAAGTGGTCTGGCATCGTGACAGGATAGCACAAAAAGCTGTAATGATGCTGCCCGAACTCGGCAGGACCGTTGTTTTCCCTTTGTCTCGTGTTTTGGTACTTAGTGGTGCACGGACAGAGTGGTCTGGCAGATTAGCTTTGGAGATGTCGTAATGTCGCTGTGCTGACCATGACAGGTTAGGAAATTGCGTGCAAGGGAAAGTGCTTGTCTTAATTAAATGTTCAACTGCTTGATGTATCGGACATCCTTCTTTCAACTCAAAGGGCCTGGCTCCTTGTTTGTTTATTCAATTTACCCTACAGGCTCAGAGGGGCATTGAGTAGGGAAGGGGGCTACGGAAGAATGACAATAAGGCAAAAGAACTAACTACATAGTAGGAGTAACAAATAGGTTTGTACattggaaggaaaaaaaaacactggtaaacattaaaaaaaattttgaagtcaAGAGAATGCAATACAGTACAAAGTCTTAAAACAAAGTCAAGAGAACATCTGAAGTAGCAATTGTTAATGAATTTTGGCAGGATCTTTTAATGAAACAATATCGTGTGGAAGGCTATTCCATAGTGCGATGGCACGCGGCAATGCAGTTATTGAATGACCGTGTGGCCAAAAATGCAACTGAAACTGATTAACTAGGTGAAGGTTGTTTTGTAAAGTTAGATGGTCATCATGACAGTCAATCGTTCTGTAGATTATGCAATCCGTGAAAAGTCTTATGCAGGAGGAAATGTTGCTGGGCAAATCGTTgataaaaattaggaaaagaagagggcctagtacactaccctggggtacacctgacgTTACAGCTGATATGGAGTAGGCAAAGTCATTTGCAGACACAAACTTGCCGATTACATAAATTGCGAAGCCAGGATAATGTTAATGAGTCAATCCTAAGAGCAGTTAATTTAACTATTAGATGACAGCAACTCTGCCAAAGGCTTTTGCACAGTCGAGAAAGACTAAATTATTTTGCTCTTCATGTCATAATGTAAATCTGGCGTAAATTCCAATAGTGGAGCATCGCAAGACAACGCTTTACGGAACCATGTtgatcttgaaaaaaaaagttattagcTTCAAGATGGTTGGATATGTGGGAGGCAGTGATGTGCTCGAGAAGCTTGCAATAAATGCATGTTAGCGAAATGGGGCAGTAGTTACCAGGTGAGTGTCTGTTTCCATCTTTGAATATCGGAATAACTTTGGATATCTTCCGGTCAGCAGGAAGAGGACCTGTTGATAAAGACTGCTGAAAAATGTAGTATAAAATCCGACTAGACATAGCCAATGTGTTTTTTAGAATTAATACTGTCAATGCCACATGATGTAGACACCTTTACATATCGCATACTAGTTTTGAAATACCTTCAACACTAATATTGATGGGGGACATGAAGCGATAGTCAAGGTTGTAGACACAAAGAATGGAGGAGCAGTCTTCATGAGTAAAAACAGAGCAAAAAAATGAATTGAAAGTTGAAGCACACTCAGATGCAGAGACAGGAACATTTTCAGCGTTATGTAATCTAACAGTATTACTGCCATGATCAGGAGAGATAGCTCACCAAAACTTTCTAAGGTTGGTGTGTAAAAGTGAGGGCAGATCGTGGGAAAAATACTACTTGTTCGCTTCACGTTTTGCAAGAC comes from the Dermacentor variabilis isolate Ectoservices chromosome 2, ASM5094787v1, whole genome shotgun sequence genome and includes:
- the LOC142572940 gene encoding uncharacterized protein LOC142572940, which produces MSSQECYACHKPGHFARECPQGDRSYGGSFGGSSYRSGGGGGGFSSRGGGSSRGGGGMRGGPPSRMGGGGGGGFGPSRLTCYNCGKAGHIARECPEDGKTCYTCGKQGHISRDCDEKP